A window of the Proteus terrae subsp. cibarius genome harbors these coding sequences:
- the hyfB gene encoding hydrogenase 4 subunit B, with protein sequence MEPLQLLLWSVILYVVGGVIALFLKKQEGLAILISGISAIIGGVLGILSALPVIFGGEIATFTAAGPFDFAAFVVRMDMLGAFMVFVISLLVSVCALYSLAYVQEYKGRGAWSMGFFMNLFIASMVGLVVMDNAFYFIILFEMMSLASWFLVIADQDDESIHAGLLYFFIAHAGSVLIMIAFFLMWRESGSLDFDSFRQLSLSPAMASVVFLLGFFGFGAKAGMLPLHSWLPKAHPAAPSHASALMSGVMVKIGIFGIIKVGIDLLGATEMWWGIVVLAFGAVSSVLGVMYALAEHDLKRLLAWHTVENIGIILMGVGVGMVGMATDHPVIAALGLLGALYHLLNHAVFKGLLFLGAGAIINQIHTRDMDKMGGLAKLMPYTATAFLIGCMAISALPPLNGFVSEWYTYQSLFTMSHEGNFVMRLSGPIAIIMLAITGALAAMCFVKVYGVSFCGGPRSEQATKAKEVPLPMTIAMGLLALFCVVLGVGAAFVAPIIANIAMSLSETSALTVAQGSMLVPDAASQAMFSPALTFVLLIALPLIPFLIYLGLKGNQPAFRRKGNPWACGYVWEKDMAVSAGGFTQALRSMFAPLYRMRKQLDPSPLLSRGFNKTQLGAEKVEPFWDERIIYPLVRGIQRFAKRIQCLQGGDFRLYCLYVVAALVILLLVIAA encoded by the coding sequence ATGGAACCTCTTCAGTTACTGCTGTGGTCAGTCATCCTGTATGTTGTTGGTGGCGTTATTGCACTGTTTTTAAAAAAACAGGAAGGGTTGGCAATCCTTATTTCAGGGATCAGCGCAATCATTGGTGGTGTCTTAGGTATTTTAAGTGCATTACCAGTTATTTTTGGTGGTGAAATCGCCACTTTTACCGCCGCAGGGCCTTTCGATTTTGCCGCCTTTGTGGTGCGTATGGATATGTTAGGCGCCTTTATGGTGTTCGTCATTTCATTACTGGTCAGCGTGTGTGCACTTTATTCTCTTGCTTATGTACAAGAATATAAAGGACGTGGCGCTTGGAGCATGGGATTCTTTATGAATCTGTTTATTGCTTCTATGGTTGGCTTAGTGGTGATGGATAATGCGTTCTACTTTATTATCCTATTCGAAATGATGTCACTGGCTTCTTGGTTCTTAGTGATTGCTGACCAAGATGACGAATCTATTCACGCAGGTTTACTTTACTTTTTTATCGCTCACGCAGGCTCCGTGTTAATCATGATTGCCTTCTTCTTGATGTGGCGTGAAAGTGGTAGCCTTGATTTTGATTCATTCCGTCAACTCTCTCTTTCTCCTGCAATGGCCTCTGTGGTGTTCTTACTGGGTTTCTTTGGTTTTGGTGCCAAAGCCGGTATGTTGCCATTACACAGTTGGTTACCAAAAGCTCACCCCGCAGCACCTTCACATGCATCGGCATTAATGTCTGGTGTGATGGTTAAAATTGGTATTTTCGGGATAATCAAAGTCGGTATCGATTTATTAGGTGCCACAGAAATGTGGTGGGGAATTGTTGTCCTCGCATTCGGTGCAGTTTCTTCCGTACTGGGTGTTATGTACGCATTAGCAGAGCACGATTTAAAACGTTTACTTGCATGGCATACCGTTGAAAATATCGGCATCATCTTAATGGGTGTGGGTGTTGGCATGGTAGGAATGGCAACCGACCATCCTGTTATTGCTGCACTTGGTCTGTTAGGTGCTTTATATCACTTATTAAACCATGCGGTGTTCAAAGGGTTATTATTCCTTGGTGCTGGCGCCATTATTAACCAAATTCACACTCGTGATATGGATAAGATGGGTGGATTAGCCAAACTGATGCCTTACACTGCAACAGCATTCTTAATTGGTTGTATGGCAATTTCTGCGTTACCGCCATTAAATGGTTTTGTGAGTGAATGGTATACCTATCAGTCTCTATTCACGATGAGTCACGAAGGTAACTTTGTGATGCGTTTGAGTGGTCCTATTGCCATTATTATGTTGGCAATTACAGGGGCATTAGCGGCAATGTGTTTCGTGAAAGTTTATGGGGTTAGCTTCTGTGGTGGCCCTCGTAGTGAGCAAGCAACAAAAGCAAAAGAAGTACCACTACCAATGACGATTGCGATGGGTTTATTAGCGCTTTTCTGTGTTGTGTTAGGTGTGGGTGCTGCTTTTGTCGCACCGATTATTGCAAATATTGCAATGTCTCTTAGTGAAACCAGTGCATTAACTGTAGCTCAAGGCTCAATGCTTGTTCCTGATGCTGCATCGCAAGCAATGTTCTCTCCAGCATTAACATTTGTTTTATTAATTGCTCTACCGCTTATCCCATTCCTGATTTACCTCGGCCTGAAAGGCAATCAACCAGCGTTTCGTCGTAAAGGTAATCCTTGGGCGTGTGGTTATGTGTGGGAAAAAGATATGGCAGTGTCAGCAGGTGGCTTTACTCAAGCATTACGTAGCATGTTTGCACCACTTTATCGTATGCGTAAACAACTTGATCCATCTCCATTGCTGTCTCGTGGTTTTAATAAAACACAGCTCGGTGCTGAAAAGGTCGAACCATTCTGGGATGAACGCATTATTTATCCTCTGGTTCGTGGTATCCAACGCTTTGCAAAACGTATCCAATGCCTACAAGGCGGGGATTTCAGACTCTATTGTCTATACGTTGTCGCAGCGCTGGTCATCTTGCTTTTAGTCATCGCAGCGTAA
- a CDS encoding 4Fe-4S dicluster domain-containing protein, producing MNRFVIAEPQRCIGCNTCMAACSEVHQAVGLQAHPRLTVVKVEDQTAPMLCRHCEDAPCARVCPVNAITHEDNMIFLNESLCIGCKLCGLVCPFGAITPSGSKPVNLPAVFEHFVPEEMLADVPASLPTTNPFLAWNVGVRAIAVKCDLCAFSDEGPACVNVCPTDALHLVEEDKLEEQMKTRRLGSVMEPITSLDDLSTLTQERK from the coding sequence ATGAATCGCTTTGTAATTGCAGAGCCACAACGATGCATAGGGTGTAATACCTGTATGGCAGCTTGTTCAGAAGTTCACCAAGCTGTGGGTTTACAGGCGCATCCGCGTCTTACAGTGGTAAAAGTGGAGGATCAGACAGCACCGATGCTTTGTCGGCACTGTGAGGATGCTCCTTGTGCTCGCGTGTGCCCAGTCAATGCCATCACTCATGAAGATAATATGATCTTTCTTAATGAGAGCCTGTGTATTGGCTGTAAGTTGTGTGGTCTGGTTTGCCCTTTTGGTGCAATTACACCATCAGGCAGTAAACCCGTTAACTTACCGGCTGTTTTTGAACACTTTGTGCCTGAAGAAATGTTGGCTGATGTACCAGCAAGCCTTCCAACAACCAACCCATTCCTTGCATGGAATGTGGGTGTCCGCGCAATCGCAGTGAAATGCGATTTATGTGCTTTCTCAGATGAAGGCCCTGCTTGTGTCAACGTATGTCCAACCGATGCATTGCATTTAGTTGAAGAAGACAAACTTGAAGAGCAGATGAAAACGCGTCGCTTAGGCTCAGTGATGGAACCAATTACCAGTCTTGACGATTTATCTACTTTGACACAGGAGCGGAAGTAA
- a CDS encoding pirin family protein, with protein MEHQHADTVNAPLRITSKTRDVGGIETYRALPDKKQRLVGPWCFLDHLGPTVFNDTVDKLAISPHPHIGLQTFTWMLEGEILHRDSLGFQQVIRPQQVNLMTAGHGISHSEDSHGDKKEVHLAQLWIVLPNDKRNMPPRFDHYPDLPKWQADGADFTLLIGDYQNYNSPVLRLLPMIGMDIMAKHATRIPLSLNPKYEYGLFVLTGEMTIEGESFAANELAYIGIQHTELLTIALSDNAQILFLGGEPLNEKILMWWNFIGRSKEEIQQAITDWNAGSERFGKVVNDERIPLVSPLMP; from the coding sequence ATGGAACATCAACACGCTGATACAGTAAATGCCCCATTACGTATTACCTCTAAAACCCGTGATGTTGGAGGAATTGAAACTTATCGTGCTTTACCTGATAAAAAACAACGATTAGTTGGACCTTGGTGTTTTCTCGACCATTTAGGCCCCACTGTTTTTAATGACACTGTCGATAAATTAGCTATTTCTCCACATCCCCATATTGGCTTGCAAACTTTTACTTGGATGTTAGAAGGGGAGATTTTGCATCGCGATAGCCTCGGTTTTCAGCAAGTTATTCGACCTCAACAAGTGAATTTAATGACAGCAGGTCACGGTATTAGCCATTCAGAAGATAGTCACGGTGATAAAAAAGAAGTCCATCTAGCACAATTATGGATAGTGCTACCAAACGATAAAAGAAATATGCCACCGCGCTTTGATCACTATCCTGATCTCCCTAAATGGCAAGCCGATGGCGCTGACTTCACGTTACTAATTGGTGATTATCAAAACTACAATTCCCCAGTATTACGTTTATTACCCATGATTGGCATGGATATTATGGCAAAACATGCCACTCGCATTCCTTTATCATTAAATCCTAAATATGAATATGGGCTTTTTGTCTTAACTGGAGAAATGACAATAGAAGGGGAAAGCTTTGCTGCGAATGAACTTGCTTATATTGGAATACAACACACTGAATTATTAACGATTGCTCTAAGTGATAATGCTCAAATTCTTTTCTTAGGTGGCGAACCTTTAAATGAAAAAATTTTGATGTGGTGGAATTTTATTGGTCGTAGCAAAGAAGAAATTCAACAAGCAATCACCGATTGGAATGCAGGCAGTGAGCGTTTTGGTAAAGTGGTTAATGATGAAAGAATACCTCTGGTATCGCCTTTAATGCCTTAA
- a CDS encoding RpiB/LacA/LacB family sugar-phosphate isomerase, whose translation MENRTIIMGADPSGFELKNTIKSYLLEKNHTIKDLTESGPIGYCDVGDKVGSIISEHPEYIGFVFCGTGMGVSISANKHKNVYCGVCESITTARFCKVINNCNMMAMGGLLITPFKAKMMVDAYLSANFTEGFSEATPEDLQSGLNSMRQIEKKIYKI comes from the coding sequence ATGGAAAATAGAACGATTATTATGGGCGCTGATCCTTCAGGATTTGAACTTAAAAATACGATTAAATCGTATTTGTTAGAAAAAAATCACACAATAAAAGATCTCACTGAATCAGGGCCTATTGGCTATTGTGATGTAGGTGATAAAGTTGGTTCAATTATTTCTGAGCATCCTGAATATATTGGCTTTGTGTTCTGTGGTACAGGAATGGGCGTGAGTATTAGTGCGAATAAACATAAAAATGTTTATTGTGGTGTATGTGAAAGTATCACAACCGCCCGTTTTTGTAAGGTCATTAATAACTGTAATATGATGGCAATGGGTGGATTATTAATAACACCGTTTAAAGCTAAAATGATGGTTGATGCTTATTTATCAGCAAATTTTACAGAAGGTTTTTCTGAAGCAACACCAGAAGATTTGCAATCTGGCTTAAATTCAATGAGACAAATAGAAAAGAAAATTTATAAAATTTAA
- the efp gene encoding elongation factor P: MASYNTNDFRSGLKIMLDGEPAVITECEFVKPGKGQAFARVRLRKLISNKLLEKTFKSTDSAEGADVMDINLTYLYNDGEFWHFMNNETFEQLAADEKAVGENAKWLIDQAECIVTLWDNRPIAVIPPNFVELEIVDTDPGLKGDTAGTGGKPATLSTGAVVKVPLFVQIGEVIKVDTRSGEYVSRVK, encoded by the coding sequence ATGGCTTCTTATAATACCAACGATTTTCGTTCAGGTCTTAAAATCATGTTAGATGGCGAGCCAGCCGTCATTACTGAATGTGAATTTGTTAAACCAGGTAAAGGTCAGGCATTTGCTCGTGTGCGTCTGCGTAAACTGATTTCTAACAAATTACTGGAAAAAACATTTAAATCTACCGATTCTGCAGAAGGTGCAGATGTCATGGATATCAACTTAACTTACCTGTATAACGACGGTGAGTTTTGGCATTTCATGAACAATGAAACATTCGAACAACTCGCTGCAGACGAGAAAGCCGTTGGCGAAAATGCTAAATGGTTGATCGACCAAGCTGAGTGTATCGTAACACTGTGGGATAATCGTCCTATTGCTGTTATTCCACCAAACTTTGTTGAATTAGAAATCGTTGATACTGATCCAGGCCTGAAAGGTGACACCGCGGGTACAGGTGGTAAACCAGCAACATTAAGCACTGGTGCTGTTGTTAAAGTTCCACTGTTTGTACAAATCGGTGAAGTTATTAAAGTTGATACTCGTTCAGGTGAATATGTATCGCGTGTAAAATAA
- the epmB gene encoding EF-P beta-lysylation protein EpmB: MAHIVTHNHPTREVWLTQLAQAISDPVELLQLLALEHHADLQKGAQARRLFPLRVPREFVARMKKGDPNDPLLLQVLTANAEFTITPGFSTDPLDEQQNAVPGLLHKYQNRALLLVKGGCAVNCRYCFRRHFPYEDNKGNKANWQKAIEYIKNNSKLDEIIFSGGDPLMAKDDELDWLITQLEAIPHLKRLRIHSRLPVVIPARVTDALCKRLQQSRLQNIMVLHTNHANEIDDALREACAKLKNANVTLLNQGVLLRGVNDSAEVLADLSRALFDAGIMPYYLHVLDKVQGAAHFMVPDSEAREIMKGLMSLVSGYMVPKLTREIGGEPSKTLLDLGLRQQ, translated from the coding sequence ATGGCACACATTGTAACTCATAATCACCCCACCAGAGAAGTCTGGTTAACACAACTCGCGCAGGCAATCAGTGATCCTGTTGAATTACTCCAACTTTTAGCATTGGAACATCACGCTGATCTCCAAAAAGGGGCTCAGGCGCGACGGCTTTTTCCGCTACGGGTTCCCCGTGAATTCGTTGCACGCATGAAAAAAGGCGATCCTAACGATCCATTACTTTTACAAGTATTAACTGCAAATGCTGAATTTACCATAACACCGGGATTTTCTACGGATCCGTTAGATGAGCAACAAAATGCGGTGCCAGGTTTATTACATAAATATCAGAATCGTGCATTGCTTCTGGTCAAAGGTGGTTGCGCTGTCAATTGTCGCTACTGTTTTCGTCGTCATTTTCCTTATGAAGATAACAAAGGAAACAAGGCGAATTGGCAAAAGGCAATAGAGTATATCAAAAATAACTCAAAACTCGATGAAATCATCTTCTCTGGGGGCGATCCTCTTATGGCGAAAGATGATGAGCTTGATTGGTTAATAACACAACTAGAAGCGATCCCACATCTTAAACGTTTACGTATCCACTCTCGCTTACCTGTGGTTATTCCTGCTCGCGTCACTGATGCGCTATGTAAACGCCTGCAACAATCACGTTTGCAAAATATCATGGTATTGCATACCAATCACGCCAATGAGATTGATGATGCATTGAGAGAAGCCTGTGCAAAGCTAAAAAATGCCAATGTCACTTTATTGAATCAAGGTGTGTTATTACGAGGGGTTAACGACAGTGCTGAAGTCCTTGCAGATTTAAGTCGCGCCTTATTTGATGCAGGTATTATGCCTTATTACTTACATGTTCTAGATAAAGTACAAGGGGCGGCTCACTTTATGGTGCCAGACAGTGAAGCTAGAGAAATTATGAAAGGACTGATGAGCTTAGTATCAGGTTATATGGTGCCCAAACTCACACGTGAAATCGGCGGTGAACCGAGTAAAACTTTGTTAGATCTTGGGTTACGCCAGCAATAA
- a CDS encoding DUF4156 domain-containing protein, with protein MRIKLLLGAAAALLLAGCSATNTLSTAGSQVQITDTQPGSECQLLGTVTGVQNNWLSGSRTESQSLRGAANDLRNKAAAMGGNVIFNVGTGAGSFVDSFAPLDSKMSGQVYKCQ; from the coding sequence ATGCGAATTAAATTGTTATTGGGAGCTGCTGCAGCGTTGTTACTAGCAGGCTGTTCTGCAACAAACACATTAAGCACTGCTGGCTCACAGGTACAAATCACTGATACGCAACCAGGCAGTGAATGCCAATTATTAGGAACAGTGACAGGTGTTCAAAATAACTGGTTATCAGGTTCCCGTACTGAAAGCCAATCACTGCGAGGTGCTGCTAACGACTTACGTAATAAAGCAGCCGCAATGGGTGGTAACGTTATTTTTAACGTTGGTACTGGCGCAGGTAGCTTTGTTGATAGCTTTGCACCATTAGATAGCAAAATGAGTGGGCAAGTTTATAAATGCCAGTAA
- a CDS encoding Na+/H+ antiporter, producing the protein MSVVAIVLIFLFAVIVSVFISRLLSEKIPLPLIQIAVGACLSIFGFEVDFDPHLFLFLFIPPLLFLDGWRIPKEALFQEIKPIMSLAIGLVVVTVIGMGFFIHWLIPSISLAIAFALAAILSPTDPVSVSAMTVNSPLPSRMTHILEGESLLNDATGLVCFSFAVVAALTGSFSIASATGQFLLVALGGAAIGLIVAGVIGRLNQFLVKRTGEDPAIQILISLLMPFIAYLLAEHFHVSGILAAVVAGIAMHYEKIVGRMQAATRMQSKAVWDTVQVALNGMIFILLGEQLPAMWKVLPEVTQSAGATNPWAVVGYIIVITIGLAVLRFTWVWISMSLTVFRSPDKRLSRHDLRLMAIMATAGVRGAITLAGILTLPLLMTDGSPFPTRDLAIFIAMGVILCSLLIATIALPILTKGLSEDLPYENDEIRTRLALNEAAIAHINELMNQPCEDLDEMSLRNEAGSHLLEIYSRRLDSEDSVQEGALDLKRLFSMERQLSRSALKIERDTLQQLRKSRHISEHIFHRLRHELDLKEEALNHHLS; encoded by the coding sequence ATGTCTGTTGTCGCCATTGTGCTTATCTTTCTTTTTGCTGTGATTGTGAGTGTATTTATCTCTCGATTGCTGTCAGAAAAAATTCCTTTGCCATTAATTCAAATTGCTGTCGGAGCCTGTTTATCTATCTTTGGCTTTGAAGTTGATTTTGATCCGCATCTTTTCTTATTCCTATTTATTCCTCCATTGCTCTTTTTAGATGGTTGGCGTATTCCCAAAGAGGCGTTATTCCAAGAAATTAAACCGATTATGTCGCTGGCAATTGGTTTAGTTGTGGTGACAGTGATTGGTATGGGCTTTTTTATTCATTGGCTTATTCCTTCAATTTCGCTTGCTATCGCTTTTGCATTAGCAGCAATTTTGTCACCAACCGACCCTGTTTCAGTCTCAGCAATGACTGTCAACTCGCCACTTCCTTCGCGTATGACGCATATTTTAGAAGGCGAATCATTGCTTAATGACGCCACAGGTTTAGTCTGCTTTAGCTTTGCTGTTGTGGCTGCATTAACCGGCTCTTTCTCTATTGCATCAGCAACAGGGCAATTTTTATTAGTGGCTTTAGGTGGTGCAGCAATTGGTTTGATTGTGGCTGGCGTGATTGGTCGATTAAATCAGTTTTTGGTTAAACGTACTGGTGAAGATCCGGCTATCCAAATCTTGATAAGCTTATTGATGCCATTTATTGCTTATTTATTGGCTGAGCATTTCCATGTATCGGGGATCTTAGCCGCAGTTGTTGCTGGTATTGCAATGCACTACGAAAAAATTGTGGGTCGTATGCAAGCCGCTACACGTATGCAAAGTAAAGCGGTTTGGGATACTGTTCAAGTTGCACTTAATGGGATGATTTTTATTTTATTAGGTGAACAACTTCCTGCGATGTGGAAGGTGTTACCTGAAGTGACGCAATCAGCAGGTGCGACTAATCCTTGGGCGGTGGTAGGTTACATCATCGTTATTACAATAGGGCTTGCCGTATTGCGTTTTACATGGGTGTGGATCTCTATGTCACTGACGGTATTCCGCTCTCCTGATAAACGTTTATCTCGCCATGATCTGCGTTTAATGGCCATTATGGCAACTGCAGGAGTACGAGGTGCAATTACACTAGCAGGTATCTTAACCCTTCCTTTATTAATGACAGACGGTTCACCTTTCCCAACCCGTGATCTCGCTATCTTTATTGCTATGGGCGTTATTCTTTGTTCATTATTAATTGCAACTATTGCATTGCCGATTTTAACCAAAGGGCTATCAGAAGATTTACCTTATGAGAATGATGAAATTCGTACACGTCTGGCATTAAACGAAGCGGCGATTGCGCATATTAATGAGTTGATGAACCAGCCTTGTGAAGATCTTGATGAGATGTCACTACGCAATGAAGCGGGTTCGCATTTATTAGAAATCTACAGTCGTCGTCTTGATAGTGAAGACAGTGTGCAAGAAGGCGCACTTGATCTGAAACGCTTGTTTAGCATGGAACGCCAGTTGTCGCGTAGTGCGTTAAAAATAGAGCGTGATACATTACAGCAGTTACGTAAATCACGTCATATTAGCGAGCATATTTTTCATCGTTTACGCCATGAATTAGATTTAAAAGAAGAAGCGTTGAATCATCATTTGAGTTAA
- the groL gene encoding chaperonin GroEL (60 kDa chaperone family; promotes refolding of misfolded polypeptides especially under stressful conditions; forms two stacked rings of heptamers to form a barrel-shaped 14mer; ends can be capped by GroES; misfolded proteins enter the barrel where they are refolded when GroES binds) produces MAAKDVKFGVDARNKMLRGVNVLADAVKVTLGPKGRNVVLDKSFGAPVITKDGVSVAREIELEDKFENMGAQMVKEVASKANDAAGDGTTTATVLAQSIIAEGLKAVAAGMNPMDLKRGIDKAVIAAVEELKKLSVPCSDTKAIAQVGTISANSDETVGTLIAQAMDKVGKEGVITVEEGTGLEDELDVVEGMQFDRGYLSPYFINKPETGTAELENPFILLVDKKVSNIRELLPVLEAVAKANKPLLIIAEDVEGEALATLVVNNMRGIVKVAAVKAPGFGDRRKAMLQDIATLTNGAVISEEIGMELEKATLEDLGQAKRVVINKDTTTIIDGLGDQDAISGRVSQIRQQIEDATSDYDREKLQERVAKLAGGVAVIKVGAATEVEMKEKRARVDDALHATRAAVEEGVVAGGGTALVRVANALREMVGDNEEQTVGIRVALRAMESPMRQIVANAGEEPSVVVNNVKAGEGNYGYNAATDAYGDMIDMGILDPTKVTRSALQFAASIAGLMITTEAMITDLPKDDKMDLGGAGGMGGMGGMGGMM; encoded by the coding sequence ATGGCAGCTAAAGACGTCAAATTCGGTGTAGATGCTCGTAATAAAATGTTACGTGGTGTTAATGTTCTTGCAGATGCAGTTAAAGTAACTTTAGGCCCTAAAGGTCGTAACGTTGTTTTAGATAAATCTTTCGGCGCACCTGTTATTACTAAAGATGGTGTATCTGTTGCACGTGAAATTGAACTCGAAGATAAATTCGAGAACATGGGTGCACAGATGGTGAAAGAAGTTGCTTCTAAAGCCAATGATGCGGCAGGTGATGGTACTACAACTGCAACAGTATTAGCACAATCAATCATTGCTGAAGGCTTAAAAGCAGTTGCTGCTGGCATGAACCCAATGGATCTGAAACGCGGTATCGATAAAGCTGTTATTGCAGCAGTCGAAGAACTGAAAAAACTGTCTGTTCCATGTTCAGATACTAAGGCGATTGCTCAGGTTGGTACAATTTCTGCTAACTCTGATGAAACCGTCGGTACTCTGATCGCGCAAGCGATGGATAAAGTTGGTAAAGAAGGTGTTATCACCGTTGAAGAAGGTACTGGCTTAGAAGATGAGCTAGACGTTGTTGAAGGTATGCAGTTTGACCGCGGTTATCTGTCTCCTTACTTCATCAACAAACCAGAAACGGGTACAGCAGAATTAGAAAACCCATTCATTCTGTTAGTTGACAAAAAAGTTTCTAACATCCGTGAATTACTGCCTGTATTAGAAGCCGTTGCTAAAGCTAACAAACCTCTGCTTATTATTGCAGAAGATGTTGAAGGTGAAGCACTGGCAACATTAGTTGTGAACAACATGCGTGGTATCGTTAAAGTTGCTGCTGTTAAAGCACCTGGCTTTGGTGATCGTCGTAAAGCAATGTTGCAAGATATTGCAACATTAACTAACGGTGCTGTGATTTCTGAAGAAATCGGCATGGAGTTAGAAAAAGCGACATTAGAAGACTTAGGTCAAGCAAAACGCGTTGTTATCAACAAAGATACAACAACAATTATTGATGGTTTAGGTGATCAAGACGCAATCAGCGGTCGTGTATCTCAAATCCGTCAACAAATCGAAGATGCAACTTCAGATTATGACCGCGAAAAATTACAAGAACGCGTTGCTAAATTAGCTGGCGGTGTTGCAGTAATTAAAGTTGGTGCAGCAACTGAAGTTGAAATGAAAGAAAAACGTGCTCGTGTTGACGATGCTCTGCATGCAACTCGCGCAGCAGTTGAAGAAGGCGTTGTTGCTGGTGGTGGTACTGCTCTGGTTCGTGTTGCTAACGCTCTGCGTGAGATGGTTGGTGATAACGAAGAACAAACAGTAGGTATCCGCGTTGCATTACGTGCAATGGAATCTCCAATGCGTCAAATCGTTGCTAACGCAGGTGAAGAACCATCTGTTGTTGTAAACAACGTGAAAGCGGGTGAAGGTAACTACGGTTATAACGCTGCAACTGATGCTTACGGCGATATGATTGATATGGGTATCTTAGATCCAACTAAAGTTACTCGTTCTGCACTGCAATTTGCTGCGTCTATCGCAGGTCTGATGATCACAACAGAAGCGATGATCACAGATTTACCTAAAGACGACAAAATGGATTTAGGTGGCGCTGGTGGTATGGGCGGCATGGGTGGAATGGGCGGCATGATGTAA
- a CDS encoding co-chaperone GroES, whose protein sequence is MKIRPLHDRVIVKRKEVEAKSAGGIVLTGTAAGKSTRGEILAVGQGRIMENGDVKPLDVKVGDIVIFNDGYGVKTEKIDNEDVLIMSESDILAIVEE, encoded by the coding sequence ATGAAGATTCGTCCATTACATGACCGTGTTATTGTTAAACGTAAAGAAGTCGAAGCTAAATCAGCAGGCGGTATCGTACTGACAGGCACAGCGGCGGGTAAATCTACTCGTGGCGAAATTTTAGCCGTAGGTCAAGGCCGTATTATGGAAAACGGCGACGTTAAACCGCTAGATGTTAAAGTTGGCGATATCGTAATTTTTAACGACGGTTATGGCGTTAAAACAGAAAAAATTGATAACGAAGACGTGCTTATCATGTCTGAAAGCGACATTTTAGCAATTGTAGAAGAATAA
- a CDS encoding FxsA family protein gives MRWLPLIIICLLIYVEAVIFVNVASSIGVLTTLFLVVLTSCVGVSLVKNQGVKNIASMQQKLAVGEVPAAEMVKSVSLILAGILLLIPGFFTDFLGLLLLLPPLQALLVTKLISRIRVYSAGHGQSGFSSNQNGTTFEGEFQRKEDSPSNQLNNKAEDQDNDHFSDKK, from the coding sequence GTGCGTTGGCTCCCATTAATTATTATCTGCCTTCTTATCTACGTAGAAGCTGTTATTTTCGTCAATGTGGCATCTTCTATTGGCGTTCTTACAACACTATTCCTTGTGGTGCTAACTTCTTGTGTTGGTGTCTCACTGGTAAAAAATCAGGGCGTAAAAAATATTGCTTCAATGCAACAAAAACTCGCAGTAGGTGAAGTCCCCGCAGCAGAAATGGTGAAAAGCGTTTCGTTGATACTGGCGGGTATTTTATTGTTGATCCCAGGCTTCTTTACGGATTTCTTGGGCTTGCTGTTGTTATTACCACCATTGCAAGCGCTATTAGTGACGAAACTGATCTCTCGAATTCGAGTTTATTCAGCAGGTCATGGTCAAAGTGGATTTTCTTCTAATCAGAATGGAACAACATTCGAAGGTGAATTTCAGCGTAAAGAGGATTCACCGAGTAACCAGCTGAATAATAAGGCTGAAGATCAGGATAACGACCATTTTTCTGATAAAAAATAA